From a single Bos mutus isolate GX-2022 unplaced genomic scaffold, NWIPB_WYAK_1.1 CTG907, whole genome shotgun sequence genomic region:
- the LOC106701676 gene encoding small nuclear ribonucleoprotein E-like has protein sequence MAYRGQGQKVQKVMVQPINLIFRYLQNRSRIRVRLYEQVNMRTEGSIIGFDECMNLVLDDAEEIHSKTKSRKQLGRIMLKGDNITLLQSVSN, from the coding sequence ATGGCGTACCGGGGCCAGGGCCAGAAGGTGCAGAAGGTGATGGTGCAGCCCATCAATCTCATCTTCAGATACTTGCAAAATAGATCACGGATTCGGGTGCGGCTTTATGAACAAGTGAATATGCGGACAGAGGGCTCTATCATTGGTTTTGATGAGTGTATGAACCTCGTATTAGATGACGCAGAAGAGATTCATTCTAAAACAAAGTCAAGAAAACAACTGGGTCGGATCATGCTAAAAGGAGATAACATTACTCTGCTCCAAAGTGTCTCCAACTAG